Below is a window of Rhodopseudomonas sp. P2A-2r DNA.
CGCCCGCGGGCCGCCGCGGAAGACAGGGTTTACCGTGTCCGCCGCCGCTTCTTGACGGAGGGCGTGTGCAGGACTAGCTTAACTGTCACTTCGTGGTCATTTGAGCCGGCCGGCTTGCAGCCACGTTAAACAACTTGCTAAACAGGCCGGGGACACACTCAGAGTGATCCCGGCCGAACGCGTGTTCAGGCCGGGTTTTTATGGCCTGAATTCCGCGGTGGTCTGCGTGACCTTCTGAGGAGGCCAGTATCGAGATGGTAAACGTCCAGGCGTTGAAGCCGGAGACGGCGCGAAACAAGGATAGCGCCCACGAGGCGGATCATCCCACCTCGCTCGTGGCGCTGTTCGGCGCCGACCAGCCGCTGCGGCTCGATTGCGGCGTCGATCTCGCGCCATTCCAGATCGCCTACCAGACCTACGGCACGCTCAACGCCGACCGATCCAACGCCATTCTGGTCTGCCATGCGCTGACCGGCGACCAGCATGTCGGCAATCCGCATCCGGTCACCGGCAAGCCGGGCTGGTGGAACACCCTGCTCGGCCCGGGCAAGGCGCTCGACACCGACCGCTATTTTGTCATCTGCTCCAACGTGCTCGGCAGCTGCATGGGCACCACGGGCCCGGCCTCGACCAATCCGGCCACCGGCAAATTGTGGGGGCTGGATTTTCCGGTCATCACCATTCCCGACATGGTGCGCGCCCAGGCCATGCTGATCGACCGGCTCGGCATCGACACGCTGTTCGCGGTGGTCGGCGGCTCGATGGGGGGCATGCAGACGCTGCAGTGGAGCACGGCCTATCCGAAGCGGGTGTTCTCCGCGCTGGCGGTGGCCTGCAGCACGCGGCATTCGGCGCAGAACATCGCGTTCCATGAACTCGGCAGGCAGGCGGTGATGGCCGATCCGGACTGGCACGGCGGCCGCTACTTCGAGGAGGGTAGCTATCCGCACCGCGGCCTCGGCGTCGCGCGCATGGCCGCGCACATCACCTATCTGTCGGACGCCGCCCTGCACCGCAAGTTCGGTCGCCGGATGCAGGACCGCGACCTGCCGACGTTTTCGTTCGACGCCGATTTCCAGGTCGAGAGTTATCTGCGCTACCAGGGCTCGTCCTTCGTCGAGCGCTTCGACGCCAACTCCTATCTGTATCTGACCCGCGCCATGGACTATTTCGATGTCGCCGCCGACCACAACGGCGTGCTGGCGGAAGCCTATCGCGGCACCCAGACGCGGTTCTGCGTGGTGTCGTTCACCTCCGACTGGCTGTTTCCCACCACGGAATCCCGCGCCACGGTGCATGCACTCAATGCCGGCGGCGCGCGGGTGTCGTTTGCCGAAATCGAAACCGACAAGGGCCACGACGCCTTCCTGCTCGATGTGCCGGAGTTCATCGACATCTCCCGCGCCTTCCTGGAATCCGCCGGCGCCGTGCGCGGCCTGATCGCGGAGAAGTAACATGGCCGCACAGCAACAGGTTCTGCCCCTGCCGGGTCTCGTCATCCCCGGCGCGCAACCGCAGCGCGGCGATCATCTGCTGATGGCGGAAATGGTGGCGCGCGGCTCCAAGGTGCTCGACGTCGGCTGCGGCGAAGGCGATCTGCTGCAGCTGCTGGAAAGCCGCGGCATCGACGGCCGCGGCATCGAGCTGTCGCGCGAGGGCGTCAACCGCTGCGTCGCCAAGGGGCTCGCCGTGGTGCAGGGCGACGCCGACACCGACCTCGTCAACTATCCCGATGACGCCTTCGACTATGTGATCCTGTCGCAGACGCTGCAGGCCACACGGCAGCCGAAGGTGGTGCTGGAAAACCTGCTGCGCATCGGCCGGCGCGCCATCGTGTCGTTTCCGAATTTCGGATTCTGGAAGATGCGTTTGCAGTTGCTGGTGAACGGCCAGATGCCGCGCACCGAGAACCTGCCG
It encodes the following:
- the metX gene encoding homoserine O-acetyltransferase MetX, whose product is MVNVQALKPETARNKDSAHEADHPTSLVALFGADQPLRLDCGVDLAPFQIAYQTYGTLNADRSNAILVCHALTGDQHVGNPHPVTGKPGWWNTLLGPGKALDTDRYFVICSNVLGSCMGTTGPASTNPATGKLWGLDFPVITIPDMVRAQAMLIDRLGIDTLFAVVGGSMGGMQTLQWSTAYPKRVFSALAVACSTRHSAQNIAFHELGRQAVMADPDWHGGRYFEEGSYPHRGLGVARMAAHITYLSDAALHRKFGRRMQDRDLPTFSFDADFQVESYLRYQGSSFVERFDANSYLYLTRAMDYFDVAADHNGVLAEAYRGTQTRFCVVSFTSDWLFPTTESRATVHALNAGGARVSFAEIETDKGHDAFLLDVPEFIDISRAFLESAGAVRGLIAEK
- the metW gene encoding methionine biosynthesis protein MetW; the protein is MAAQQQVLPLPGLVIPGAQPQRGDHLLMAEMVARGSKVLDVGCGEGDLLQLLESRGIDGRGIELSREGVNRCVAKGLAVVQGDADTDLVNYPDDAFDYVILSQTLQATRQPKVVLENLLRIGRRAIVSFPNFGFWKMRLQLLVNGQMPRTENLPATWYDTPNIHFCTIKDFVQLCDEINVKMERAVALDLNGRPLRLNAPWWFWNMFGEQGVFLLSRAARSAGQ